Proteins encoded in a region of the Paenibacillus sp. E222 genome:
- a CDS encoding Uma2 family endonuclease produces the protein MAKPDNKGIYSFQDWLTWEGAWELINGKAFNMSPAPTSLHQFIVGELHFSLRTFFQNRKCIVFVAPFDVYFSENEQYDVPDHVVQPDLSVVCSKDQITKNGCQGAPSLIIEVLSPSTALKDFNEKFNLYQKYGVNEYWIVDPGNQTVHVYTLEEGSYQNRHLYTEQETIQSVLYPELEIPLRNLFKLN, from the coding sequence GTGGCCAAACCGGATAATAAAGGCATCTATAGTTTTCAGGATTGGTTAACTTGGGAGGGGGCATGGGAGTTAATTAACGGCAAAGCATTCAATATGTCTCCAGCACCCACCTCATTACACCAGTTTATTGTGGGTGAGCTGCACTTCTCCTTGCGTACTTTTTTTCAGAATCGGAAATGTATCGTATTTGTTGCCCCCTTTGACGTGTATTTCAGTGAGAATGAGCAGTATGACGTACCTGATCATGTTGTCCAACCGGATTTATCGGTGGTTTGTTCCAAAGACCAAATAACCAAAAACGGCTGTCAAGGTGCGCCGTCTCTAATCATAGAAGTGCTGTCTCCTTCAACTGCGCTAAAGGATTTTAACGAGAAGTTTAATCTGTATCAGAAATACGGTGTGAATGAATACTGGATTGTTGACCCTGGCAATCAGACCGTTCATGTGTACACATTGGAAGAAGGCAGTTACCAGAACCGTCATCTGTACACGGAGCAAGAAACGATTCAATCGGTGTTATATCCGGAATTGGAAATTCCGCTTCGGAATTTATTCAAGCTGAATTAG